Proteins from a single region of Pseudomonas ekonensis:
- the fabI gene encoding enoyl-ACP reductase FabI: protein MGFLAGKRVLIVGVASKLSIASGIAAAMHREGAELAFTYQNDKLKGRVEEFAAGWGSSAELCFPCDVASDEEIAKVFEELSKKWDGLDCIVHSVGFAPGDQLDGDFTEATTREGFRIAHDISAYSFVALAKAGREMMKGRNGSLLTLSYLGAERTMPNYNVMGMAKASLEAGVRYLAGSLGPDGTRVNCVSAGPIRTLAASGIKNFRKMLAANEAQTPLRRNVTIEEVGNAGAFLCSDLASGISGEIMYVDGGFNTTAMGNIEE from the coding sequence ATGGGTTTTCTCGCCGGTAAGCGCGTACTGATCGTCGGTGTCGCCAGCAAGCTGTCCATCGCATCCGGCATCGCTGCCGCCATGCATCGCGAGGGCGCTGAGCTTGCCTTCACTTATCAGAACGACAAATTGAAAGGTCGTGTCGAAGAATTCGCCGCAGGCTGGGGTTCGAGCGCCGAGCTGTGCTTCCCTTGCGACGTGGCCAGCGACGAAGAGATCGCCAAGGTCTTCGAGGAGCTGAGCAAGAAGTGGGACGGCCTGGACTGCATCGTGCACTCCGTCGGCTTCGCCCCGGGCGACCAACTGGACGGCGACTTCACCGAAGCCACCACCCGCGAAGGTTTCCGCATCGCCCACGACATCAGCGCCTACAGCTTCGTGGCCCTGGCCAAGGCCGGCCGCGAGATGATGAAAGGCCGCAACGGCAGCCTGCTGACCCTGTCGTACCTGGGCGCCGAGCGCACCATGCCGAACTACAACGTGATGGGCATGGCCAAGGCTTCGCTGGAAGCCGGCGTGCGCTACCTGGCCGGTTCCCTGGGCCCGGACGGTACCCGCGTCAACTGCGTATCGGCCGGCCCGATCCGCACCCTGGCCGCTTCCGGCATCAAGAACTTCCGCAAGATGCTGGCCGCCAACGAAGCGCAGACCCCGCTGCGCCGCAACGTCACCATCGAAGAAGTCGGCAACGCCGGCGCCTTCCTGTGCTCCGACCTGGCGTCGGGCATCAGCGGTGAAATCATGTACGTGGACGGCGGTTTCAACACCACCGCCATGGGCAACATCGAAGAGTGA
- a CDS encoding extracellular solute-binding protein, translating into MKPFRALLLQASGLLFAGLACAAPQHAVTLYNEPPKYPADFKQFDYVNPDAPKGGIFRQAGFGGFDSLNPFISKGVPADNISQIYDTLTRHSLDEPFTEYGLIAGKIEKAPDNSWVRFYLRPQARFHDGHPVRAEDVVFSFQTLTKDGSPLYRGYYNDVDEVIAEDPLKVLFKFKHTNNRELPLILGQLPVLPKHWWASRDFNKGNLEIPLGSGPYRVAEVKAGRSVRYERVKDYWGKDLPVNRGFYNFDVMTTDYYRDNTVALEALKAGQFDYWLEMTAKNWANAYNIPAVTEGRLIKEQIPNGNPTGMQGFVYNLRRPVFHDVRVRQALSLLLDFEWTNKQLFNSAYARTRSYFENSEMAATGLPDADQLAILDPFRRQLPAQVFSEAFENPKTDGSGMIRPQQREAYQLLQEAGWKIVDDKMVDADGKPVVIEFLLAQTDFERVLLPFKRNLSDLGIDLVIRRVDVSQYVNRVRSRDFDMIVGSFPQSNSPGNEQREFWMSAAADKPSSRNSMGLKDPVVDRLVEQLINADSRKSLVAHARALDRVLQWGYYVIPNWHIKTWRVAYWNHIGHPKVSPKYDIGIDTWWIKPDAKPAIEVQTQLQAAPADTE; encoded by the coding sequence ATGAAACCCTTCCGCGCCCTGCTCCTGCAGGCCAGCGGCCTGCTGTTCGCCGGGCTGGCCTGCGCCGCCCCGCAGCACGCCGTGACCCTGTACAACGAGCCGCCCAAATACCCGGCCGACTTCAAGCAGTTCGACTACGTGAACCCCGACGCGCCCAAGGGCGGGATTTTCCGCCAGGCCGGGTTCGGCGGCTTCGACAGCCTCAACCCGTTCATCAGCAAAGGCGTGCCGGCGGACAACATCAGCCAGATCTACGACACCCTCACCCGCCACAGCCTGGACGAGCCCTTCACCGAATACGGCCTGATCGCCGGCAAGATCGAAAAGGCCCCGGACAACAGCTGGGTGCGCTTCTACCTGCGCCCGCAGGCGCGTTTCCACGACGGCCATCCGGTGCGCGCCGAGGACGTGGTGTTCAGTTTCCAGACCCTCACCAAGGACGGCTCGCCGCTGTACCGCGGCTACTACAATGACGTCGACGAAGTCATCGCCGAAGACCCGCTCAAGGTGCTGTTCAAGTTCAAGCACACCAACAACCGCGAACTGCCGCTGATCCTCGGCCAGTTGCCGGTGCTGCCGAAACATTGGTGGGCCAGCCGCGACTTCAACAAGGGCAACCTGGAGATCCCGCTGGGCAGCGGCCCGTACCGCGTGGCCGAAGTGAAGGCCGGGCGCTCCGTGCGCTACGAGCGGGTCAAGGACTACTGGGGCAAGGACCTGCCGGTCAACCGCGGCTTCTACAACTTCGACGTGATGACCACCGACTACTACCGCGACAACACCGTGGCGCTGGAAGCCCTCAAGGCCGGGCAGTTCGACTATTGGCTGGAGATGACCGCCAAGAACTGGGCCAACGCCTACAACATCCCCGCCGTGACCGAAGGGCGGCTGATCAAGGAACAGATCCCCAACGGCAACCCCACCGGCATGCAGGGCTTCGTCTACAACCTGCGCCGCCCGGTGTTCCACGACGTGCGGGTGCGCCAGGCCCTGAGCCTGCTGCTGGACTTCGAGTGGACCAACAAGCAACTGTTCAACAGCGCCTATGCGCGCACCCGCAGCTATTTCGAGAACTCGGAAATGGCCGCCACCGGCCTGCCGGACGCCGACCAGTTGGCGATCCTCGACCCGTTCCGCCGCCAACTGCCGGCCCAGGTGTTCAGCGAGGCCTTCGAAAACCCCAAGACCGACGGCAGCGGCATGATCCGCCCGCAGCAGCGCGAGGCCTACCAGTTGCTGCAGGAGGCCGGCTGGAAGATCGTCGACGACAAGATGGTCGACGCCGACGGCAAACCGGTGGTCATCGAGTTCCTGCTGGCCCAGACCGACTTCGAGCGGGTGCTGCTGCCGTTCAAGCGCAACCTGAGCGACCTGGGCATCGACCTGGTGATCCGCCGCGTGGACGTCTCGCAGTACGTCAACCGCGTGCGCTCGCGGGACTTCGACATGATCGTCGGCAGCTTCCCGCAGTCCAACTCGCCGGGCAACGAGCAGCGCGAGTTCTGGATGAGCGCCGCCGCCGACAAGCCCAGCAGCCGCAACTCGATGGGCCTGAAGGATCCGGTGGTGGACCGGCTGGTGGAGCAACTGATCAACGCCGATTCGCGCAAGAGCCTGGTGGCCCATGCCCGGGCCCTCGACCGCGTGCTGCAATGGGGCTACTACGTGATCCCCAACTGGCACATCAAGACCTGGCGCGTGGCGTACTGGAACCACATCGGCCATCCGAAAGTCTCCCCCAAGTACGACATCGGCATTGATACCTGGTGGATCAAGCCCGACGCCAAACCGGCGATAGAAGTCCAGACCCAACTGCAGGCCGCCCCAGCGGACACGGAGTAA
- a CDS encoding ABC transporter ATP-binding protein: protein MNQDNLIEVRDLAVEFGWGDRVQRVVEGVSFDIRRGETLALVGESGSGKSVTAHSILRLLPYPLARHPAGSINYAGQNLLDLKEKTIRHIRGNRIAMIFQEPMTSLNPLHSIEKQINEVLGIHKGLTGKVATRRTLELLEMVGIPEPAKRLKALPHELSGGQRQRVMIAMALANEPELLIADEPTTALDVTVQLKILDLLKELQARLGMALLLISHDLNLVRRIAHRVCVMQRGCIVEQASCAELFRSPQHPYTRELLAAEPSGGPAGNKAGAPLLEVEDLKVWFPIKKGLFKRTVDHVKAVDGIRFSLPQGQTLGIVGESGSGKSTLGLAILRLIGSRGGIRFEGKQLDCLTQNEVRPLRREMQVVFQDPFGSLSPRMCVSQIVGEGLRIHGIGTEAEQEAAIIAALKEVGLDPETRHRYPHEFSGGQRQRIAIARALVLKPALILLDEPTSALDRTVQRQVVELLRSLQAKYNLTYLFISHDLAVVKALSHQLMVVKHGQVVEQGDAQDIFAAPRHPYTQQLLEAAFLAPASAQ, encoded by the coding sequence ATGAATCAGGACAATCTGATCGAAGTGCGCGACCTCGCCGTCGAGTTCGGCTGGGGCGACCGCGTCCAGCGGGTGGTCGAGGGCGTGAGCTTCGACATCAGGCGCGGCGAGACCCTGGCCCTGGTCGGCGAAAGCGGCTCCGGCAAGTCGGTGACGGCGCACTCCATCCTGCGCCTGCTGCCCTACCCGCTCGCCCGCCATCCGGCCGGCAGCATCAACTACGCCGGGCAGAATCTGCTGGACCTGAAGGAAAAGACCATCCGTCACATCCGCGGCAACCGCATCGCGATGATCTTCCAGGAGCCGATGACCTCGCTCAACCCGCTGCACTCCATCGAGAAGCAGATCAACGAGGTGCTGGGCATCCACAAGGGGCTGACCGGCAAGGTCGCGACCCGGCGCACCCTGGAGCTGCTGGAGATGGTCGGCATCCCCGAACCCGCCAAGCGGCTCAAGGCCTTGCCCCATGAGCTCTCCGGCGGCCAGCGCCAACGGGTGATGATCGCCATGGCCCTGGCCAACGAGCCGGAACTGCTGATCGCCGATGAGCCGACCACCGCGCTGGACGTGACCGTCCAGCTGAAAATCCTCGATCTGCTCAAGGAACTCCAGGCCCGCCTGGGCATGGCGCTGCTGCTGATCAGCCATGATTTGAACCTGGTGCGAAGAATTGCGCACCGCGTATGTGTCATGCAGCGCGGTTGCATCGTCGAACAGGCATCGTGCGCCGAGTTGTTCCGTTCTCCGCAGCATCCGTACACCCGGGAACTGCTGGCGGCGGAGCCCAGCGGAGGCCCGGCGGGCAACAAGGCCGGGGCGCCGCTGCTGGAGGTCGAGGACCTGAAGGTCTGGTTCCCGATCAAGAAAGGCCTGTTCAAGCGCACGGTGGACCACGTCAAGGCCGTGGACGGCATCCGCTTCAGCTTGCCCCAGGGGCAGACGTTGGGGATCGTGGGCGAAAGCGGTTCCGGCAAGTCCACGCTGGGTCTGGCGATCCTGCGGCTGATCGGCAGCCGCGGCGGCATCCGTTTCGAGGGCAAGCAGCTAGACTGCCTGACGCAGAACGAAGTCCGCCCGCTGCGCCGGGAGATGCAGGTGGTGTTTCAGGATCCGTTCGGCAGCCTGAGCCCGCGCATGTGCGTGAGCCAGATCGTCGGCGAAGGCCTGCGGATCCACGGGATCGGCACCGAAGCGGAGCAAGAGGCGGCGATCATCGCCGCGTTGAAGGAGGTAGGCCTGGATCCGGAGACCCGGCACCGCTACCCCCATGAATTTTCCGGTGGGCAACGGCAGCGTATCGCCATTGCCCGGGCCCTGGTGCTCAAGCCGGCGCTGATCCTGCTGGACGAGCCCACCTCGGCACTCGACCGGACGGTGCAGCGGCAAGTGGTGGAGCTGTTGCGTTCACTGCAAGCCAAGTACAACCTGACGTATTTGTTCATCAGCCATGACCTGGCTGTCGTCAAAGCGCTGAGCCACCAGCTGATGGTGGTCAAGCATGGCCAAGTGGTCGAACAGGGGGACGCGCAAGACATTTTTGCCGCCCCCCGACATCCGTATACACAGCAGTTGCTGGAAGCCGCTTTTTTGGCGCCAGCCTCTGCGCAATAA
- a CDS encoding xanthine dehydrogenase family protein molybdopterin-binding subunit, which produces MNGSVSRRGFLKGSAVLGGGLVVAFTVPGGHRFARAADNEGKVFAPNAFLRIGADDSVTVLLGHSEMGQGIWTGLTMLIAEELDADWSKIRVEHSPASAADYGMPAFGGMQITGGSTSTWMEFDRYRLAGATARQMLVEAAAKRFGVAPSAIRTESGVVIAGDRRATYGELADAAGQLPAPDPKSIVFKQAKDWKVIGKPTKRLDTPEKITGRAKFGMDVQFDGLMTAMVARAPVFGATVKSFEGAEALAVPGVHKVVQVPSGVAVIAEHYWAAKLGRDALKVDWDLGPHADLSSEKLLDSFRTLAATPGTSASQAGDAKGNFAKAAKKIDVEYSVPYLAHAPMEPLNCTVKISADKCEIWTGTQFQTLDQMIAGKITGLKPEQVQIHTEFLGGGFGRRANPTSDFVAEAVQVAKAAAMPVKTVWSREDDIRGGYYRSMFLHQARVGLGADGLPQAWQHVLVGQSIMTGTLLEATMVKNGIDPTSVEGVADSPYLKELAHRQVELHSPQTGINVLWLRSVGHTHTAFVMESLIDELAAAAGKDPVEYRRSLLKAHPRHLGVLNLAVEKAGWKAPLPDGHALGVAVHESFGSYVAQVAEVSQDNLAIRVHRVVCAVDCGIAVNPQSIAAQMESCITFGLGMALHSKLTVKDGRVVQSNYHDYQVLRLNEMPTVEVHIVPSTDKPGGIGEAGVPPTAPAVANALYALTGQRLRELPLQLSGV; this is translated from the coding sequence ATGAACGGTTCCGTATCCCGTCGGGGATTTCTCAAGGGCAGCGCCGTGCTGGGCGGCGGGCTGGTGGTGGCGTTCACGGTGCCCGGCGGGCATCGCTTCGCCAGGGCGGCGGACAACGAAGGCAAGGTGTTTGCGCCCAACGCCTTCCTGCGCATCGGCGCCGATGACAGCGTCACCGTGCTGCTGGGGCATTCGGAAATGGGCCAGGGCATCTGGACCGGCCTGACCATGCTGATCGCCGAAGAGCTGGACGCCGACTGGTCGAAGATCCGCGTCGAGCATTCGCCGGCCTCGGCGGCCGACTACGGCATGCCGGCCTTCGGCGGGATGCAGATCACCGGTGGCTCGACCTCGACCTGGATGGAATTCGACCGCTATCGCCTGGCCGGGGCCACGGCCCGACAGATGCTGGTCGAGGCGGCGGCCAAGCGCTTCGGGGTGGCGCCGTCGGCGATCCGCACCGAGTCCGGCGTGGTGATCGCCGGCGACCGGCGCGCCACCTACGGCGAGCTGGCGGACGCCGCCGGGCAACTGCCGGCGCCGGATCCGAAAAGCATCGTGTTCAAGCAGGCCAAGGACTGGAAAGTCATCGGCAAACCCACCAAACGCCTCGACACCCCGGAGAAAATCACCGGCCGCGCCAAGTTCGGCATGGACGTGCAGTTCGACGGCCTGATGACCGCGATGGTCGCCCGGGCGCCGGTGTTCGGCGCCACCGTCAAGTCCTTCGAAGGCGCCGAGGCGCTGGCGGTGCCCGGCGTGCACAAGGTGGTACAGGTGCCCAGCGGGGTGGCGGTGATCGCCGAGCACTACTGGGCGGCCAAGCTGGGCCGCGATGCGCTGAAGGTCGATTGGGATCTTGGCCCCCACGCGGACCTGAGCAGCGAAAAGCTGCTGGACAGCTTCCGCACACTGGCGGCCACCCCAGGCACCTCCGCCAGCCAGGCCGGGGACGCCAAGGGCAACTTCGCCAAGGCGGCGAAGAAGATCGACGTCGAATACAGCGTGCCGTACCTGGCCCACGCGCCGATGGAGCCGCTCAACTGCACGGTGAAGATCAGCGCCGACAAGTGCGAGATCTGGACCGGCACCCAGTTCCAGACGTTGGACCAGATGATCGCCGGCAAGATCACCGGGCTGAAGCCGGAACAGGTCCAGATCCACACCGAGTTCCTCGGCGGCGGCTTCGGCCGGCGGGCCAATCCGACCTCGGACTTCGTCGCCGAAGCGGTGCAGGTGGCGAAGGCGGCGGCCATGCCGGTGAAGACCGTGTGGTCGCGGGAGGACGACATCCGCGGCGGCTACTACCGTTCGATGTTCCTGCATCAGGCCCGGGTCGGGCTCGGCGCCGACGGTCTGCCGCAGGCCTGGCAACATGTGCTGGTCGGGCAGTCGATCATGACCGGCACCTTGCTGGAAGCGACCATGGTCAAGAACGGCATCGACCCGACCTCGGTCGAAGGCGTGGCCGACAGCCCCTACCTCAAGGAACTGGCGCACCGGCAGGTCGAGCTGCATTCGCCGCAGACCGGCATCAACGTGCTGTGGCTGCGCTCGGTGGGGCACACCCACACCGCGTTCGTCATGGAATCGCTGATCGACGAGCTGGCCGCAGCGGCGGGCAAGGATCCGGTGGAGTACCGGCGCTCCTTGCTCAAGGCCCATCCGCGCCACCTCGGGGTGCTCAACCTGGCGGTGGAGAAGGCCGGCTGGAAGGCGCCGCTGCCCGACGGCCACGCCCTCGGGGTGGCGGTGCACGAGTCGTTCGGCAGTTACGTGGCGCAGGTGGCCGAGGTGTCCCAGGACAACCTGGCGATCCGCGTGCACCGGGTGGTGTGCGCGGTGGACTGCGGGATTGCGGTCAACCCGCAGAGCATCGCCGCGCAGATGGAGTCGTGCATCACCTTCGGCCTGGGCATGGCGCTGCACAGCAAGCTGACCGTCAAGGACGGGCGGGTGGTGCAGTCCAACTACCACGACTATCAGGTGCTGCGCCTGAACGAGATGCCGACGGTCGAAGTGCACATCGTGCCCAGCACCGACAAACCCGGCGGGATCGGCGAGGCCGGGGTGCCGCCCACCGCGCCGGCGGTGGCCAACGCGCTGTACGCCTTGACCGGGCAACGCCTGCGGGAACTGCCGCTGCAACTGTCGGGGGTGTGA
- a CDS encoding GGDEF domain-containing protein gives MLPPGKPVNEQARVATLHGLNVLDTVPEERFDRLTRLARRVFNVPIALVSLVDAERQWFKSCVGLDATQTGRDVSFCGHAILGDQILQVDDAAQDERFHDNPLVTGDPGIRFYAGCPLTVGDGSKLGTLCLIDTKPRRLDDEERELLRDLARMAEQELMAVQMATLDELTLLSNRRGFKALAQHGLDACARLDKPATLLFFDLNDFKQINDLFGHAEGDSALKTFADVLRIAFRESDVVGRLGGDEFVALLTGSSHVETTAIMVRLKDILDERNATLQRGYDIRFSVGQIEYDPQRHDTVDRLLADADGAMYAHKQALKRR, from the coding sequence ATGTTGCCCCCCGGAAAACCCGTCAATGAGCAGGCCCGCGTAGCGACGCTGCATGGGCTCAATGTCCTCGACACCGTGCCTGAAGAACGCTTCGACCGCCTCACCCGCCTGGCGCGGCGGGTGTTCAACGTGCCGATCGCGCTGGTCAGCCTGGTGGATGCCGAGCGCCAGTGGTTCAAGTCGTGCGTGGGGCTCGACGCCACGCAAACCGGGCGTGACGTGTCGTTCTGCGGCCATGCGATCCTGGGCGACCAGATCCTGCAGGTCGACGACGCGGCGCAGGACGAGCGCTTCCACGACAACCCGCTGGTCACCGGCGATCCCGGCATCCGCTTCTATGCCGGTTGCCCGCTGACGGTCGGCGACGGCAGCAAGTTGGGCACGCTGTGCCTGATCGACACCAAACCCCGCCGACTCGACGACGAAGAGCGCGAACTGCTGCGCGATCTTGCCCGGATGGCCGAGCAGGAACTGATGGCGGTGCAGATGGCGACCCTGGACGAGCTGACGCTGCTGTCCAACCGCCGGGGTTTCAAGGCCTTGGCGCAGCATGGCCTGGACGCCTGCGCCCGGCTCGACAAGCCGGCGACGCTGCTGTTCTTCGACCTCAACGACTTCAAGCAGATCAACGACCTGTTCGGCCACGCCGAGGGCGACAGCGCCCTGAAGACCTTCGCCGACGTGCTGCGCATCGCCTTCCGGGAGAGCGACGTGGTGGGCCGGCTCGGCGGCGACGAGTTCGTGGCGTTGCTGACCGGCTCCAGCCATGTCGAGACCACGGCGATCATGGTGCGGCTCAAGGACATCCTCGACGAACGCAACGCGACCCTGCAACGCGGCTACGACATCCGCTTCAGCGTCGGACAGATCGAATACGACCCCCAGCGCCACGACACGGTGGACCGGCTGCTGGCCGACGCCGACGGGGCGATGTATGCGCACAAGCAGGCGTTGAAGCGCCGTTGA
- a CDS encoding ABC transporter permease, whose amino-acid sequence MNLSPLNRRRVELFKANKRGWWSLWLFLILFGLSLGAELIANDKPLAIHYDDQWYFPALKRYPETAFGGEFPLEANYKSPYIRELLQSKDAWVLWAPIPFSYQSINYDLKVPAPAPPSAVNLLGTDDQGRDVLARVIYGFRISVLFALTLTVLSSLIGVIAGALQGFYGGWVDLAGQRFLEIWSGLPVLYLLIILASFVQPNFWWLLGIMLLFSWMSLVDVVRAEFLRGRNLEYVRAARALGMRNGAIMFRHILPNAMVSTMTFMPFILTGAIGTLTALDFLGFGLPAGSPSLGELVAQGKSNLQAPWLGMSAFAVLALMLSLLVFIGESARDAFDPRK is encoded by the coding sequence ATGAACCTGTCCCCTCTCAACCGCCGCCGCGTCGAACTGTTCAAGGCCAACAAGCGCGGCTGGTGGTCGCTGTGGCTGTTCCTGATCCTGTTTGGCCTGAGCCTGGGCGCCGAACTGATCGCCAACGACAAGCCGCTGGCGATCCACTACGACGACCAATGGTATTTCCCGGCGCTCAAGCGCTACCCGGAAACCGCGTTCGGCGGCGAATTCCCGCTGGAGGCCAACTACAAGAGCCCGTACATCCGCGAACTGCTCCAGAGCAAGGACGCCTGGGTGCTGTGGGCGCCGATTCCGTTCAGCTACCAAAGCATCAACTACGACCTGAAGGTCCCCGCCCCCGCCCCGCCCTCGGCGGTCAACCTGCTGGGCACCGACGATCAGGGCCGCGACGTGCTGGCGCGGGTGATCTACGGTTTTCGCATTTCGGTGCTGTTCGCCCTGACCCTGACCGTGCTCAGTTCGCTGATCGGCGTGATCGCCGGTGCGCTCCAGGGCTTCTACGGCGGCTGGGTCGACCTGGCCGGCCAGCGTTTCCTGGAGATCTGGTCGGGGCTGCCGGTGCTGTACCTGCTGATCATCCTGGCCAGCTTCGTGCAGCCGAACTTCTGGTGGCTGCTGGGGATCATGCTGCTGTTCTCTTGGATGAGCCTGGTGGACGTGGTGCGCGCCGAGTTCCTGCGCGGGCGCAACCTGGAGTACGTGCGCGCGGCCCGAGCGCTGGGGATGCGCAACGGCGCGATCATGTTCCGCCACATCCTGCCCAACGCCATGGTCTCGACCATGACCTTCATGCCGTTCATCCTGACCGGCGCCATCGGCACCCTCACGGCCCTGGACTTCCTCGGCTTCGGTTTGCCGGCGGGCAGCCCGTCGCTGGGCGAGCTGGTGGCCCAGGGCAAATCCAACCTGCAGGCGCCGTGGCTGGGCATGAGCGCGTTCGCCGTGCTGGCCCTGATGCTCAGCCTTCTGGTGTTCATCGGCGAATCCGCCCGCGACGCCTTCGACCCGAGGAAGTGA
- a CDS encoding microcin C ABC transporter permease YejB, with protein sequence MLAYIFRRLLLIIPTLFGILLINFVIIQAAPGGPVEQMIAKLEGFEGATSRIAGGGAEVSVAGSSYRGAQGLDPALIKEIEHMYGFDKSAPERLWIMVKNYARLDFGDSFFRDAKVIDLIKEKMPVSISLGLWSTLIMYLVSIPLGIAKATRHGSHFDVWTSSAIIIGYAIPAFLFAILLIVVFAGGSYLDWFPLRGLTSNNFDELSLGGKVLDYFWHLALPVTALVIGNFATMTLLTKNSFLDEINKQYVVTAKAKGLTRRRVLYGHVFRNAMLLVIAGFPSAFIGIFFTGSLLVEVIFSLDGLGLMSFEAAINRDYPVVFGTLFIFTLLGLVVKLIGDLTYTLVDPRIDFESREH encoded by the coding sequence ATGCTGGCGTACATTTTTCGGCGACTGCTGCTGATCATCCCGACCCTGTTCGGCATCCTGCTGATCAACTTCGTGATCATCCAGGCCGCCCCCGGCGGGCCGGTGGAGCAGATGATCGCCAAGCTCGAAGGCTTCGAAGGCGCCACCAGCCGCATCGCCGGCGGCGGCGCCGAGGTGTCGGTGGCCGGCTCGTCCTACCGCGGCGCCCAGGGCCTGGATCCGGCGCTGATCAAGGAAATCGAGCACATGTACGGGTTCGACAAGTCGGCCCCGGAACGCCTGTGGATCATGGTCAAGAACTACGCCCGGCTGGATTTCGGCGACAGCTTCTTCCGCGACGCCAAGGTGATCGACCTGATCAAGGAAAAGATGCCGGTGTCGATCTCCCTGGGCCTGTGGAGCACGCTGATCATGTACCTGGTGTCGATCCCGCTGGGGATCGCCAAGGCCACCCGGCACGGCAGCCACTTCGACGTCTGGACCAGTTCGGCGATCATCATCGGCTACGCGATCCCGGCGTTCCTGTTCGCGATCCTGCTGATCGTGGTGTTCGCCGGGGGCAGTTACCTGGACTGGTTCCCCCTGCGGGGCCTGACCTCGAACAACTTCGACGAACTGAGCCTGGGCGGCAAAGTCCTCGACTACTTCTGGCACCTGGCGCTGCCGGTGACCGCCCTGGTGATCGGCAACTTCGCGACCATGACCCTGCTGACCAAGAACAGCTTCCTCGACGAGATCAACAAGCAGTACGTGGTCACCGCCAAGGCCAAGGGCCTGACCCGCCGCCGCGTGCTGTACGGCCATGTGTTCCGCAACGCGATGCTGCTGGTGATCGCCGGGTTCCCGTCGGCGTTCATCGGCATCTTCTTCACCGGCTCCCTGCTGGTGGAAGTGATCTTCTCCCTCGACGGCCTCGGCCTGATGAGTTTCGAGGCGGCGATCAACCGCGACTACCCGGTGGTGTTCGGCACCCTGTTCATCTTCACCCTGCTGGGGTTGGTGGTGAAACTGATCGGCGACCTCACCTACACCCTGGTCGATCCGCGCATCGACTTCGAAAGCCGGGAGCATTGA